In Streptococcus pneumoniae, the sequence ATTTGCGACTTTTAAATGAATTCCGATATTCAATTATTAAGAGCTAACATGGTGCTTGCCAATAGGAATCATTAGAGGCGAATTGGAAATAGGGTCACGTATAATTTTTGCTTCAAGATTAAAGATATCTTTAACTAGTTTATCATTTAGTATATCTTCAGGCTTTCCCTCTGCAACAAGTTTACCTTCTTTAATTGCAAATAGGTAATCAGCGTATCTTGCTGTTAGATTTATATCGTGCAAAATCATGCAAATGGTTGTCTTATATTTTTGGTTTAGATCAGTCAAGAGGTCTAATAGTTCTATTTGATATGAGATATCCAAGTAAGTAGTTGGCTCATCTAAAAGTAGGATACTTGTATCTTGGGCTAGGGCTAGAGCTATCCATACTCTTTGCCTTTGACCCCCAGAAAGTTCTTCAACTAGGTTATTTGCTAGATCTTCAACATTGGCCTTAACCATTGATCTGTTTATTATTTCAAGGTCATCTTTTCCAAGACTCTTAAAAGGCTTTCTGTAGGGGAAACGACCACGGCTTACAAGATCAGCTACTGTTATTGATTCAGGGATTATTGGAGATTGAGGTAATATAGCTATGTGTTTTGCTAAATCTTTTTCTTTATAAGAATTAATTGATTTATTATCGAGCAATACTTCTCCCTCTAATGGCTTTATAAGTCGAGACAAGGTTTTAATGAGTGTTGATTTCCCACAACCATTTGACCCAATAATAACTGATATTTTTTCTTCAGGTATTTTTATATTTATATTTTCCAAGATTATTTTTTCATCATAACCGCAGGTAAGATTATTTGACCACAGACCTTTCATTATATATTCCTCCTGTTCATTTTTATTAGTAAGTATATTAAGTATGGTGAACCTAACAAGCCAGTTACAACACCTACTGGATATCTAGCTGGTAAAATATTTTGAGAGAATATGTCTGATAACAAAACTAGTAAAATTCCAACCAATCCAGCTAATATTGGGCTTCTTTTCTTGCCAATATTTAAGGCTATGGGACCAGCTAAAAAAGATATACAAGCTATTGGTCCTGTAATTGAAGTAGAAAAAGCAGTTAAAGATACAGCGCAAAAAATTAAAACAAGCCTTGAAAGCTCGGGATTTGCTCCAAGTCCGATTGCTATTTCTTCACCAAGTTCAATAATTTCTAGTCTTTTATTAAAAAATAAAACTAATATAGTAGCAATAATACTTACTATTAGAACAAGAGGTATGTCATCTAACTTTGTAAAAGATAAAGAGCCACTGAGCCATCTCATAACTTCTTGTAATTCATATCTTGCTACTTTCAACAATAAAAATGAGGTGCCTGCTCTTGTGACAGCTTGAAAACCAATGCCTAATATTATCAGTCTTGCTGCTGAAAAACCATCTTTTTTAGCTAGTAAAAATAATATTAAAGATGATGTTAGTCCACAAGTTATTGAAATAATTCCAGTAGTTAAACTATTTGTTTTTAATACCAATATGCAAAAGACCGCTGCAATAGATGAAGAACTTGTGACACCGATTATATCAGGACTTGCAAGAGGATTTCTTAACATAGTTTGAAAGATAAATCCTGCCAATCCAAAAGACCAGCCAGCTATAATTCCTGCTAATAATTTTGGTAATCTAATTTCCATAATCGAAAAACTAGCTCCAGGAACAGTTTCACTATTTAAGACTTTAATCAAAGTTGAAAAAGAATAACTTTCATCTCCGATAAGTAAAATGAAAAATGATAGACTGATTATTATTAATAAAAATAGTGAGGAAAATAGTGTTATTCTATTTTTTCTTTTTTGAATACCTATAATTAAATTTTGCATTAGTTATTAACCCCTCTATTTTTCATAGTTACATAAATAAGTACTGGACCCCCGATTATTGCAGTAATTATCCCTACTTCAATTTCACCTGGTTTACCTAACATACGGCCGATTATATCACATATAAGCAAGAGCTCTGCACCTATAAAAGATGAAGAAATGGTCATTGTGCGTATATCTTTGCTTATAAATAAGCCACAAAAGTGAGGAACTATAAGACCTACGAAGCCAATAGGTCCACCAATTGCAGTAATACTTGAACATAAAAGCACACTTGCAATTATTGCAAGTGATCTTATCCTATTAACATTAACTCCAAGACCAACAGCCATTTCATCACCCATAGCTAAAGCGTTTAAATCTGATGAAATAAATATAGCTATCAAGTGACCTAAAATTATAAAAGGTAGTAGTGTAGATATAGAAGATAATGTAGCTGCTCCAAGGCTACCTATTTGCCAAAATCTAAATTTGTCTAAGACGTTATTATTCGGTAAAATTAAAAAACTTACAAAACTGCTTAAAGCCATACTAACACAAGTTCCTGATAAGGCAAGTTTTATAGGGGTAAGGCCTGCTTTTCCGCTTACAGCAATCGCGTATACAAAAATTGCACTTACTAAGCCACCAATGATTGCAAAACTTATATGGCTTATGCTTGATGAAATTCCTAAAAAAGAAAGACCAATTACTACACTAAGACTTGCTCCTGTGTTTATACCGAGTATACCTGGATCAGCTATTGGGTTTCTAGTAACTGATTGCATCAATACACCGCTTATGGCAAGACTAGAACCTGCTAAAATTGCAAAAATAGTTCTAGGTATTCTTTTATATATAATTGATTTAATAAAATCATCATTTGTATTACCCATTCCAAAAGCTGCTAAAAAATCTCTGATATTAATTTCTTTTGTTCCAAGCTTTAATGACAAAAATATTGTAATAAGAAGACCTAGGCAGATTACAAAAATTATGCCTAGGTTTATTTGTTTTTTATTTCGCATTTTTGCATGCATTTCCTAAAAGATTTAGGTATTCTTCAATAGTATAGTTTATTGAAAGTGGTGTTGGAGTGCATGAGGCTGCTAACGGTGTATTATCTGGAATTACAGCAACGGCACCATTTTTAATTGCATTTATTTTACCTAAAAGAGGATCTTTTTGTAAAGCTTCAAGAGTTTTATCATCACCATAAGTTATGATTACATCAGCATCATTTATCTTATTTGCTTCTTCTGCAGAAATTTCCTTTGCAAAACTATCTTCACTCTCAAATTCTTTTAATGATTCAGGGAAAACTAGACCTAAATCTGTTAAATAATTTGCTCTTGGATCTTTGCTAGTATAAATCCAGAATTTTGATGTATCTGCAGCATTAATCATAGTAAATAATACTTTTTTTCCTTTGATTTTTCCTTTGATTTCTGGATGTTTTTCTAATTCTTTGGATATACGAGCTTCAGTATTTTTGATTAACTCATCACCTTCTTTTTCCATACCTAAGGCTTTTGAATCAATTTTAATCATATCTCTCCATAAAGTTTGCCAAGGTTTAGATTTGTATGCTGCTACAGGAGCAATTTTTGATAGAGTGTCATAATCTTCTTTAGTTATACCAGAATAACCTGCTAAGATAACATCTGGTTTAGAATTTGATATTGCTTCAAAGTTAAGTCCATCCAAATCGTCAAATAGGTTAGCTTTACCATTTAGTTCTTTGATTTTTTCTTCTGTCCATGGTAAAACTCCTTTATCAGCACTTACACCGTAATTTGCTTTTGAAAATCCAACAGGAACTATTCCTAAAGCTAATGCTACATCATGATTTCCCCAAGCAATAGTTGCAACTCTTTCAGGTTTTTTATCTAATATAGTTTGACCGAAAGCATGATCTAAAACTATTTTATCAGGCGCATGCTCTTTAGAAGTATTTTCTTCATTTTTAACAGAATTAGAAGAACAAGCGCTAAAAACTATACACATAGCTAAAATAGCTATTAGAAAAAATTTGTTTTTCATAAAAACTCCTTAAACATATTTCAAGTCTATTGTATCGATAATAATTATCATTGTCAATAGATACAGTTACAAATTTAATAATATAATTTTTTCAAAAAAGGATCTAGTTTTTATTTTTAGTTAAATTATGTCTATATTTTTCATTAACTCATCAATAAAAATTTGTTTGCTAATATCTCTTTCTTCTGATTTTGTTTCAAGGATTATTGCTACATCATTCATATTTTTAGGTAAATACCAACCATCTGGCTTATCTGAATATCCCTTGAAGCCTAATTGATTAAAAGTAGTTATTTGACCAGTACCTTGATTGATGTTTTCTTCAACTTCATTAAAGCCTATACTTCTCTTGCATAATCCCTAACTTGATCTTCTGTCCTTAAAGTCATTTTCTATTCCTCGTCACTAAAATTATCTTCAAAACTAATAATATCATTAGGAGTGCAAGATAAAGCCTTACATATTCTTTCTAAATTCTTAAATGTAATTGGTTTATCCTTTCCCATTTGTGCCATAACATTTGTTGTAAGTCCTGCCATAGCTATTACATCTGTTTTCTTTAGTCCTTTTTTTGCTAACTGTATCCATAATGGTTTATAGTTAAGTGCCATAATATCCCTCTTTTTTTCTTCATTAGATTTATTTAATTATAGCATAAATATTGATTTTATTCAATCTTACATTGATTTAGTGATTTGTTTTAGAGAATTTGTTGTGTTATTCCGTCCTTATTTTGCCATAAATTGTTTTAAGTGGGACCTCTTATCCTTACCATTTTTACCTCCTAATTTTGAGTATAAAAAAGACGATAGAGTTTTTAATTTCTATCGTCTGAGATTTACATATTAAATTTTCATCACAAAATAAGACTCTTTAAAGAATCTTTAAATTCATTGGTATGCTGCTTACAATATCCATTATTAAAATGGATATTGTAAGCAGCATACCAACTATTTATTTTTTGAGTTTTAAACTTTGGTAGAAGTCTTGAACTCCTTATATTTACATAACTATTTGCCTCTATAACTGTTATGACACGAAACCAACAAGCAAGTTCAAGCACCTCCATATCTTTATTCAAATGAGGACTAAGATATTCACAAACTTTATCATAAACCTCTTTATCTTTTTTCATAAAAGGGGCATACAACTTAGCAAATTTATCCTAAAATTTTTTGTTGCCTTTATCAATCATTTCAACGCTCCTTTAAATATAAAAATGATCCTATCAATCTTTATATTGAGCCTATTTTCTAATTGATACCTTGCAAGAAAGGAATAATAGCTGTTCCTATACCAAGTAGGAATGTAATAAATGCAGAAAGTCATATACTGTCATTCTTTTCTATTAAATCATTTTGAAGTGTCTCAAAGCATCCATGATGGCTTCTTCTTTTTCAGGTGTACACTGTGGAATAATTTGTTTATCCTTTTTAGACTTGTTGTAATGTTCTCGTAATTCTATTCCACATTTCTTTTTTATCTGTGCAATATATAATGTCGAAACTTTTAATTCAAATTTATTCCAAACATATTCTTTGATTTGAGCATATGTTGCTTTGCTCTCCGCACTTGTCAAATCCATCTCATCCAGCTCAATTTCAACACTTATGTGCTTATCGACATCAAGTTTGGACAAAAGTGCTACCGTCTCGACGTGATGCGTTTGAGGAAATAGATCCACCGGCTGGACTTTCTTCAATTCATATCCCAATTCTTGGTAGAGTTTGATATCACGCGCCATGGTTGCGACATTGCAGGAGATATAGGCGATGCGATCGGCTCCTGTTTGGGCGCTTGCTTTGATAAAGCTTTCTGTCAAGCCCTTGCGTGGAGGATCAACCAAGATAACGGTTGGTTGAATCCCATCTTTAAGCCAATTCTTCATAGCATTTTCAGCTGTGTCACAGACATAGTGGGCGTTTGAAATATTGTTCAGCTGAGCATTTTTTTTACTATTCTCAACCGCTTCTGGAATCAGTTCAACACCGTAGACTTCTTTGACATGCTTGGCGACTGATAAACCAATGGTTCCAATACCAGAATAAGCATCAATAACCACGTCATCTTTTTTTAACTCTGCAAAGTCAATGGCTGTTTGATAGAGTTTCTCCGCCATTTCAGTATTGACTTGGTAAAAGGCTGGGCCAGCGATTTGGAAGTCATTTCCCAACATCTGGTCCGTAATATAGTCTTGACCATAAAGAGTGCGCCACTCCTTACCAAAAATCGCATTGGTATTCTGGTCGTTGATATTTTGCATGACAGACACAATCTCTGGGAACTGCTTGATAACTTGTTCAATCAATTGGTCAACACGAAAAACTTTTGGACGAGTTGTCACCAAAACGACCATGATTTGTCCTGAATAGTGACCACGACGCACCACAAGATTCCGAATCAATCCAGACTGTTCCTTTTCGTCATAAGGTTTTAAATCAAAACGACGGAGCAGGTCTCGAAGAGCTACTACGACTTGGTCAATGACAGGATCCTGGATAAAGAAATCTTCAAGGGGCATGAGGTCGTGCGAATTCTTACGGAAAAATCCTGTTTCCAAGACACCATTCACTCGACGAACGGGCACCTGCGCCTTATTGCGATACTTGACTGGATGTTCCATACCAAGCGTTTCAGCAACTTCTACATCTGCAATTCCAGCAATCTTGTAGAGACTGTCCTTGACTTGCTTGGTTTTAAACTTGAGCTGTTCTGGATAAGAAAGGTGTCCTAAATCCGCGATTCCTGAACGCAGGTAAGCCAAATCTAGATCTTGATTACGGTGTGGTGACTGGACAAGGTATTTTTCAACTTTTCCAAAGCCAATCTTTTTATTGACCTTGAGGACACGCATGAGAATTTTTTCACTCGGTAAAGCATTCTCTACAAAAAAGACCAAACCATCTACCTTGGCAACTCCTGCCCCTTCATGGGTCAAGTCAACAATTTCAACTTCTACAATATCATTTTTCTTTAACATTCTTTTCTCTTTCTATTGGCCGACAAAAAAGACGGTAACGTTACGGTTACCATCCATTATACCATGAAATTTCTTAAGAACCAAAACTCTTGAAGAAGTTGACAAGGGCTTGCCAGAGGGAGCTTAAGAAGTTACCACCGTCCTCTAGCGCCTTATCCGCATCAAAGTTAAGGTTGATATTTTTAAAACTGTCGCCAGCTTGTGATACGATGCTTTGTTTAAGGTCATTTAGGGTTTTAGTGAAATCTGCATTGCTGAGGATATCACTCTTTGAGAGATTCAAGGCAAAATTGATGATGATATTGATCTGGTTTCCTGTTATGACCTGATCAAGTTTGTAATTTTTTAAGGTATCTTCAACAATCTTGCGGATATCTTCTTCTGTCAGATTTCCCTTGCTTTCTTTAGCTTTGGCGAGTCCTGACTTGATATCAGCTAGGGCAACGTTTAATTTATTAGCATCATAGCCTGATTTGTCCTTGTTTTCAGCATTGATATCTGACAAAGCTTTTAGCTCTTCTTGAGCCAAATCTTTATTAGCTTGTGGCACCTTGGCTCCATTAGCCTCTAGCGAATAGTAAATCCCTGCTAAAGCACTTTCTCCTGTAACTGGAATAGGGGCTGCTACAGTGATTTTGGCATGTTCCATACCCAGCGTTACTGCTGCGTTTCGGTACATATCCTGAGTCACCTTAGTGATATTTTCTGGTGTTTCAATCTTGACCTCAAGTGGCGATTTGTCACCTAGCTTTTGAATCTTGGCTGATGAATACAACTGTAAGCTAGAGTCATTGGCCACATTCATGATTTTAGAATAAACATCAGGTGTCATGGTCTTGAGTTCTTTGGTATCTGTTGAGGCATTGTAGCCCAGTTTTTTAAGAGTTTGATTTTTTTGGTCTTCAGATAGGGAGGAACCTAGGACATATTCAGGTTGGACATAGGTTTCATCGATAACTTTTTGAACATCTGTTGCTGCATGGACGCTATTCATAGCTGTTACTGCCCACAAGACCGCAGCACTAGTCAGAAAGAGTTTCTTTCTCATAGGGAATTTCCTCCTTTACTTCTTTATAGTAATATATCTATCTTAAAGAAAACTTATAACAAAAACACCTGGTCTAGCCAGATGTTGAAAAGAGAGTGAAACATTTGATGATGTAAAGGTTAAGTCGTACCTGTCTAGAATAATAATAATTTCCTCCATTTACATAGAGTTCAGCACCGTGAAAAATGGAAATGGGGTGAATATAACTATAAGTCTTTCCAGTCGTATTACCAAGCAAGGGGGCAACAGTCTCACGAGAGTACTGTTTGGCTAGAGCCAAGGTATTTTCCTTGCCATTTTGGGCGATAAAATCGATATAGGCAGGTCCAAAATTATAGGCTTGAACAGCTGTCCAGATATCTACACCCTTCTTCTGCGCCAGATAGAGATTGCCTGTCAGAGTTTGAATGCCTTGCCGAATGCTAGAGGCATTATCATTGATGGTGTTGGTGGAACCACTTGCAGACTCACTAGACTGCATAACATCGCCTTCTTTTCCTTTTGTTTCAGTATAAATCATAGCAAGCACAAGCTCTTCGTTTGCTGGGGTGTCTTTTTCACTCAAGATTTCTCGCACCATGGGTTGATAGGTCATGACTTGTTTGACATCTTGATGAACGCGGTAAGCTTTATAGCCAGCAAAAAGGAAGACTGCTAGTACAAGCACTCTTCGAATTCGTTTAAACATTATTTACTTTGGATATCCTCGATATTTTTGATTAAGATAGAGTAGGTTCCATTTTCGTTTTGGATAAACTCAACAGACTCGGCGTCTTGATAGACGTTATTGGGAACGATGAGCTCAATTCCATTTGATAAGGAGAGTTTTTGGTTTTCAAATTTCTTTAATTGGCGACTTGCATCAATTTCATCAAATTGAACAGGTTCTGGTACGGCTTCTTTGACTTGGTCAATAAAGCTCAAACGAGCCGTCAGATTGTTGTCAAAAAGGTCATTAGCCAATTTCTCAGGTGACAATTCATTGCTTTCTTCTAGGTTGTTGAAAATCGCTGATTTGACCTTGGATTGAAATTGAAAATCATCTGTGTTAAAAGATTCAGCAATTCTCTGGGCTGTTTTTTCCAGTTCCTTGATAGATTTTTTAGGAGAAATCTTAGGAGCGACAGCAAGAAGATTATCTGAAAAATAGTTCAAAAAAGTCCCGTTGTACTTGATTCGTTTTTCAATCAGGTGATACTTGCGACTCTGAAGATTGACCACCAAGGCCTCGTCAGCACCCGTTCCAAATCCAGGCAGGTTATTCTGAGTCAGCTTGATTGGATTATCAACTTCTCCTCCGAGGTGGGTCAAGGTCTCCCGCAGGGCAATTCGCAAGAAAGCGAAATGTTCTACACCTTCTTTAGAAAATTGAACAAAAATCAAGTCATTGGTCTTGAGATTTTCAGAAATGCTAAACTCCTCTTTCCAGAGATTAGCCAGCGTTACTGATGTCTCCAACAAATCGTCTGTAATATGATTGAAGAAGGGATTTTCTTCTTCGAAAATCCCAGTCTTGGCTTCATCTGAATACACATGTTCAATTTTTTTACGTAGGTATTCTTCGATTTTTGGAGTAATATTGAGAAACTTATCTGCTAAGAACAGCTCGGTATCATCCGGACTGAACTGGTGAATAATGGCTTTCTTAATATAAATGTCCATAAAAGTTTTATTCCTCGTATAATGGGAAGGCATCTGTCAATTCTTTGACTGCACTTCTCACTTCTTCTAATACAGCCTCATTTTCTGAATTCTTAAGGGTTTTAATGATGAGTTCAGCCACTTTGCGACTTTCTTCTTCACCAAATCCACGTGCAGTAATAGCTGCTGCTCCGATACGAATCCCACTTGTCTTGAATGGTGACAAGGTTTCGTAAGGGATTGAATTTTTATTTAGGGTAATATTGACTTCATCCAGCAAGTTTTGAGCAACTTTTCCGTTTTCTACAACCTTAGTCACATCAACAAGGAAGAGATGGTTTTCAGTTCCACCTGAAATAATACGGAAATCAGGGTCTTGCAAGAAGACATCTGCCATAGCCTTGCTGTTCTTAATTACATTGGCAGCATATTCCTTGAAAGCTGGATCCAAAACTTCTTTGAAGGAAACTGCCTTAGCAGCCACAACATGCTCCAAAGGACCACCCTGAATACCAGGGAAAATAGCTGAATTGATTTTCTTAGCTAAATCCTCATCATTGGTCAAAATCAAACCACCACGAGGACCACGAAGGGTTTTGTGGGTCGTTGTTGTAGTGATATGAGCGTATGGCACTGGGCTTGGGTGAAGACCAGCTGCAACCAAGCCAGCGATGTGGGCCATATCAACCATAAGCTTAGCCCCAACAGCATCTGCAATTTCACGGAATTTTGAAAAGTCAATAATTTGAGAATAGGCTGAAGCACCAGCTACAATCAGTTTTGGTTTTACTTCTTGGGCTTGTTTCAAGATAGCATCAAAGTCCAAAAGTTCCGTTTCAGGATCCACACTATAGGAAAGAAAGTTGTAGGTTTGACCAGAGAAGCTAACTGGAGCTCCGTGGGTCAAGTGTCCACCTGCTGCCAAATCCATTCCCATAACCGTATCACCTGGCTCAATCAAGGACATGTAAGCCGCACAGTTAGCTTGGCTTCCTGAATGTGGTTGGACATTGGCAAATTTAGCACCGAAAATTTCTTTTGCGCGTTCAATAGCAAGAGTCTCTACAACGTCTACTACATCAGTTCCACCATAATAACGGCGTCCTGGGTAACCCTCGGCATATTTATTTGTCAAGATAGACCCTTGAGCTGCCATAACAGCCTTGGAAACTACGTTTTCCGAAGCAATTAACTCGATATTATTTTGTTGGCGTTCTTCTTCTTTGGCAATAGCATTCCAGAGATCAGCATCATATGCTTTAAAATCATCTTTGTCAAAAATCATAGGTCTTCTCCTTTATTGTGTGACTAGTCCATTAGTTTGATTTTACAATAAGAAAATCAAACTAAAAGATGCGAATAAACCGTTTCTGCATTTTATCACAAGTATAGCCAACTTTTTCATAAAATGCATGAGCACCCAGACGATGATTGGCAGAATTTAAGCGGATAAACCCATAACCACATCTTTTGGCTTCTTGTTCCAACCCTTGTAGTAAACTTTTACCGATACCTTGACCTTGCGCTTGAGGTGAAACTGCTAAAGCTAAGATATTAAATCCTGCTTTGGAATAGAGTGATTCGTAAACTTCAGCGTGGACATATCCAAGTAAGACATGATTAGCTGCATCCTCATAGCCAAGTAGGAAATGATGGGAATCCTGAGACAGTCTAGCTAGTTGGCTAGCCGTTTCCTCTGGACTAAAAGTATAACCCAAAGCCTCTTGGTTGATGTCACATATCGCTTTCACATCTGTTTCTTGCAAATCTCTTAGCATTTCAAGCCTCCTCAAAAGAAATCTCTGGCAACCGAGCAAGAATATCTTCTCGTTTAATTGCGCCTTGGCGTAAGATTTTCACCTTGTCTCCAGACAAATCCACAATAGTTGAATCCTGTCCAGTTAGAAAAGCATCGTCTTCCAGACCCAGAACCTCTTGGTCAAAATCCTTCAGAATTTGTTCAAAGGTTACACCACTTGCCTGACCTGAGATATTGGCAGACGGCCCAATCAAGGGACCTGTCTCTCGAATTAAATCCAGTGTGATAGGGTGACTGGGCATCCGAAATCCAATAGTTGCAAGGTCAGAATTTACCCAATAGGGAACTCGGTCATTGGCTTCGAGAATAATGGTCAAGGGACCTGGCAAAAAGGTCTCTACAAGTTTTTGTAGATAAGCTGGCTGATTCTTAGAAAAGTGCAAGATATCCTCTAAAGAGGCAACATTGAGATTGAGCGCCTTGTCTCTAGGACGACGTTTGAGCTGGTAAACATGGTCAACTGCTTTTTCGTCTAAGGCCTTGGCAAAAAGACCATAAACCGTCTCTGTAGGCAGAATGACAGCTCCACCATTTTCCAACTCTTGTCTAATCCTGTCCATCATCAACCACGACCATCCTATCTTGACCAAATTGGTCCTTGAGTGTTCGAACTCTTTTTTCAGGAAGATGTTTCCTAAAAAGTTCGGGAACACTTTGACCTTGCTTGTATCCAATTTCAAGGTAAATCTTACCACCATCCTTGAGATAGTCTTTTGCATCTTCCGCAATTCTACAGTAAATAGCTAGGCCATCCTCGTCTGCAAAGAGAGCTAGATGAGGCTCCGAATGCAAAACATTCAAGCCTACCTCTGACTCATCTTCACGAGAGATATAGGGTGGATTGGATACAATTATATCATATTTTTCAGAAATTTCTGCAAAACAATCAGATTTTTTAAAAAATATATTAAGATTTTGATCGCTAGCATTCTCTGATGCAAGCTCTAAGGCCTCTTGAGAAACATCTGCTGCTGTCACTGACCAATCTGGTCTATTTTTTGCTAGAGCGAGAGCAATAGCTCCACTACCTGTTCCAATATCCAGAACTGAGAGATTCGTCTCAAGATTTTCAGTTAGAATAAGCTCCACTAACTCCTCTGTTTCTGGACGAGGAATCAAAACCCGTTCATCCACCTTTAAATGCATTCCATAAAAATCTGCCTGTCCAATGATGTACTGAGCTGGCTTGTGAGCTGCTAGTTGCTGGTAAATATCTTCTACAAATTGTTTTTCTTCCTCTGTTGTCACCTCCTGCTGGAGGGCAAAAATAAAGTCTGTAAAAGATAGATTTTTCAGACTACGATAGACAAAAGAGAGGCTTTCCGCTTCCTCTCCTTGTCTTATCAACTCTTCTTCAAAATTTGAAAATAATTGAGCTAATTTCATTATTTGTTTAATTCTTCTAGTTTTTGTGTTTGGTCATAAAGCACCAAGGCATCCACAACTTCGTCCAATTTACCAGACAAAATCGTATCTAGTTTTTGGAGGGTCAAGCCGATACGGTGGTCTGTGACACGGTTTTGTGGGAAGTTATAAGTTCGGATCCGTTCTGAACGGTCACCAGTACCGATTGTCGACTTACGCTCAGCGTCTT encodes:
- a CDS encoding ABC transporter ATP-binding protein, which gives rise to MKGLWSNNLTCGYDEKIILENINIKIPEEKISVIIGSNGCGKSTLIKTLSRLIKPLEGEVLLDNKSINSYKEKDLAKHIAILPQSPIIPESITVADLVSRGRFPYRKPFKSLGKDDLEIINRSMVKANVEDLANNLVEELSGGQRQRVWIALALAQDTSILLLDEPTTYLDISYQIELLDLLTDLNQKYKTTICMILHDINLTARYADYLFAIKEGKLVAEGKPEDILNDKLVKDIFNLEAKIIRDPISNSPLMIPIGKHHVSS
- a CDS encoding FecCD family ABC transporter permease, which encodes MQNLIIGIQKRKNRITLFSSLFLLIIISLSFFILLIGDESYSFSTLIKVLNSETVPGASFSIMEIRLPKLLAGIIAGWSFGLAGFIFQTMLRNPLASPDIIGVTSSSSIAAVFCILVLKTNSLTTGIISITCGLTSSLILFLLAKKDGFSAARLIILGIGFQAVTRAGTSFLLLKVARYELQEVMRWLSGSLSFTKLDDIPLVLIVSIIATILVLFFNKRLEIIELGEEIAIGLGANPELSRLVLIFCAVSLTAFSTSITGPIACISFLAGPIALNIGKKRSPILAGLVGILLVLLSDIFSQNILPARYPVGVVTGLLGSPYLIYLLIKMNRRNI
- a CDS encoding FecCD family ABC transporter permease; the protein is MRNKKQINLGIIFVICLGLLITIFLSLKLGTKEINIRDFLAAFGMGNTNDDFIKSIIYKRIPRTIFAILAGSSLAISGVLMQSVTRNPIADPGILGINTGASLSVVIGLSFLGISSSISHISFAIIGGLVSAIFVYAIAVSGKAGLTPIKLALSGTCVSMALSSFVSFLILPNNNVLDKFRFWQIGSLGAATLSSISTLLPFIILGHLIAIFISSDLNALAMGDEMAVGLGVNVNRIRSLAIIASVLLCSSITAIGGPIGFVGLIVPHFCGLFISKDIRTMTISSSFIGAELLLICDIIGRMLGKPGEIEVGIITAIIGGPVLIYVTMKNRGVNN
- a CDS encoding iron-siderophore ABC transporter substrate-binding protein is translated as MKNKFFLIAILAMCIVFSACSSNSVKNEENTSKEHAPDKIVLDHAFGQTILDKKPERVATIAWGNHDVALALGIVPVGFSKANYGVSADKGVLPWTEEKIKELNGKANLFDDLDGLNFEAISNSKPDVILAGYSGITKEDYDTLSKIAPVAAYKSKPWQTLWRDMIKIDSKALGMEKEGDELIKNTEARISKELEKHPEIKGKIKGKKVLFTMINAADTSKFWIYTSKDPRANYLTDLGLVFPESLKEFESEDSFAKEISAEEANKINDADVIITYGDDKTLEALQKDPLLGKINAIKNGAVAVIPDNTPLAASCTPTPLSINYTIEEYLNLLGNACKNAK
- a CDS encoding helix-turn-helix domain-containing protein; the protein is MALNYKPLWIQLAKKGLKKTDVIAMAGLTTNVMAQMGKDKPITFKNLERICKALSCTPNDIISFEDNFSDEE
- the rlmD gene encoding 23S rRNA (uracil(1939)-C(5))-methyltransferase RlmD, whose protein sequence is MLKKNDIVEVEIVDLTHEGAGVAKVDGLVFFVENALPSEKILMRVLKVNKKIGFGKVEKYLVQSPHRNQDLDLAYLRSGIADLGHLSYPEQLKFKTKQVKDSLYKIAGIADVEVAETLGMEHPVKYRNKAQVPVRRVNGVLETGFFRKNSHDLMPLEDFFIQDPVIDQVVVALRDLLRRFDLKPYDEKEQSGLIRNLVVRRGHYSGQIMVVLVTTRPKVFRVDQLIEQVIKQFPEIVSVMQNINDQNTNAIFGKEWRTLYGQDYITDQMLGNDFQIAGPAFYQVNTEMAEKLYQTAIDFAELKKDDVVIDAYSGIGTIGLSVAKHVKEVYGVELIPEAVENSKKNAQLNNISNAHYVCDTAENAMKNWLKDGIQPTVILVDPPRKGLTESFIKASAQTGADRIAYISCNVATMARDIKLYQELGYELKKVQPVDLFPQTHHVETVALLSKLDVDKHISVEIELDEMDLTSAESKATYAQIKEYVWNKFELKVSTLYIAQIKKKCGIELREHYNKSKKDKQIIPQCTPEKEEAIMDALRHFKMI
- a CDS encoding DUF1002 domain-containing protein, coding for MRKKLFLTSAAVLWAVTAMNSVHAATDVQKVIDETYVQPEYVLGSSLSEDQKNQTLKKLGYNASTDTKELKTMTPDVYSKIMNVANDSSLQLYSSAKIQKLGDKSPLEVKIETPENITKVTQDMYRNAAVTLGMEHAKITVAAPIPVTGESALAGIYYSLEANGAKVPQANKDLAQEELKALSDINAENKDKSGYDANKLNVALADIKSGLAKAKESKGNLTEEDIRKIVEDTLKNYKLDQVITGNQINIIINFALNLSKSDILSNADFTKTLNDLKQSIVSQAGDSFKNINLNFDADKALEDGGNFLSSLWQALVNFFKSFGS
- the pmp23 gene encoding cell wall hydrolase Pmp23, producing MFKRIRRVLVLAVFLFAGYKAYRVHQDVKQVMTYQPMVREILSEKDTPANEELVLAMIYTETKGKEGDVMQSSESASGSTNTINDNASSIRQGIQTLTGNLYLAQKKGVDIWTAVQAYNFGPAYIDFIAQNGKENTLALAKQYSRETVAPLLGNTTGKTYSYIHPISIFHGAELYVNGGNYYYSRQVRLNLYIIKCFTLFSTSG